The Triticum aestivum cultivar Chinese Spring chromosome 7B, IWGSC CS RefSeq v2.1, whole genome shotgun sequence genome window below encodes:
- the LOC123159994 gene encoding protein G1-like2, with product MQGAPVDSPGAAEAAARPSRYESQKRRDWHTFGQYLRNHRPPLELSRCSGAHVLEFLRYLDQFGKTKVHAPGCPFFGHPSPPAPCPCPLRQAWGSLDALVGRLRAAFEEHGGRPEANPFGARAVRLYLREVRDSQAKARGIAYEKKRRKRPPPSSSQKAAKAAPSPPPPASSHVAAPPPESAPEVLVARAVPAQGHYFIPHPQHYMHAHFLMPGGHDADAAVPNSSSGNSNGHSNGHSGGTGDEMAIAMAAAAEAHAAGCMLPLSVFN from the coding sequence ATGCAGGGAGCGCCGGTGGACAGCCcgggggcggcggaggcagcggcgCGGCCGAGCCGGTACGAGTCGCAGAAGCGCCGGGACTGGCACACTTTCGGGCAGTACCTTCGCAACCACCGCCCGCCGCTGGAGCTCTCGCGGTGCAGCGGCGCCCACGTCCTCGAGTTCCTCCGCTACCTCGACCAGTTCGGCAAGACCAAGGTCCACGCTCCAGGCTGCCCCTTCTTCGGCCACCCTTCCCCGCCGGCGCCCTGCCCTTGCCCGCTCCGCCAGGCCTGGGGCAGCCTGGACGCGCTCGTCGGCCGCCTGCGCGCCGCCTTCGAGGAGCACGGCGGGCGGCCCGAGGCCAACCCGTTCGGCGCGCGCGCCGTCCGCCTCTACCTCCGCGAGGTGCGCGACTCCCAGGCCAAGGCACGCGGCATCGCCTACGAGAAGAAGCGCCGGAAgcgcccgccgccgtcgtcgtcccaGAAGGCGGCCAAGGCCGCGCCGTCCCCACCCCCACCCGCCTCCTCCCATGTAGCAGCGCCGCCCCCAGAGAGCGCGCCGGAGGTCCTCGTCGCGCGGGCCGTACCCGCGCAGGGGCACTACTTCATCCCGCACCCGCAGCACTACATGCACGCGCATTTCCTGATGCCAGGCGGCCACGACGCAGACGCCGCCGTCCCGAACAGCTCCAGCGGCAACAGCAACGGCCACAGCAATGGCCACAGCGGCGGCACGGGCGACGAGATGGCCATAGCgatggcggcagcggcggaggcgcACGCGGCGGGGTGCATGCTGCCGCTCTCCGTGTTCAACTAG